In the Streptomyces sp. NBC_00525 genome, one interval contains:
- a CDS encoding amidohydrolase family protein translates to MSDQDASRVLHVKGRVLVGPDDVRDELWAVGGRVTFERPPGADGAVTVTGWALPGLVDAHCHVGLDHHGAVDAATSEKQALDDREAGALLLRDAGSPADTRWIDDREDLPKIIRAGRHIARPRRYTRNYAHEVEPDELVAYVAREARRGDGWVKLVGDWIDREVGDLTALWPREAVEAAIAEAHRLGARVTAHCFAEDSLRDLVEAGIDCVEHATGLTEDTIPLFAERGVAIVPTLVNIATFPSLAQSGEAKFPRWSAHMRRLHERRYDTVRAAHDAGVPVFVGTDAGGVLAHGLVADEVAELVKAGIPPLEALSATTWGARAWLGRPGLEEGAPADLVVYDEDPRRDVRVLAGPRRVVLNGRVIA, encoded by the coding sequence ATGAGTGATCAGGACGCATCACGGGTGCTGCATGTGAAGGGGCGGGTGCTCGTCGGGCCCGACGACGTCAGGGACGAGCTCTGGGCCGTCGGCGGCCGGGTCACCTTCGAACGGCCGCCCGGCGCGGACGGTGCCGTCACCGTCACCGGCTGGGCCCTGCCCGGACTGGTCGACGCCCACTGCCACGTCGGGCTCGACCACCACGGCGCCGTGGACGCGGCGACCAGCGAGAAGCAGGCGCTCGACGACCGGGAGGCCGGGGCGCTCCTGCTGCGCGACGCCGGATCGCCCGCCGACACCCGGTGGATCGACGACCGCGAGGACCTGCCGAAGATCATCAGGGCCGGCCGCCACATCGCCAGGCCGCGCCGTTACACCCGTAACTACGCCCATGAGGTCGAGCCGGACGAACTCGTCGCCTACGTCGCCCGGGAGGCCCGCCGGGGCGACGGCTGGGTGAAGCTCGTCGGTGACTGGATCGACCGCGAGGTGGGCGACCTGACCGCGCTGTGGCCGCGCGAGGCGGTGGAGGCGGCCATCGCCGAGGCGCACCGGCTGGGCGCCCGCGTCACCGCGCACTGCTTCGCGGAGGACTCGCTGCGCGATCTGGTGGAGGCCGGGATCGACTGCGTCGAGCACGCCACCGGGCTGACCGAGGACACCATCCCGCTCTTCGCGGAGCGCGGGGTCGCGATCGTGCCGACCCTGGTCAACATCGCCACCTTCCCCTCGCTCGCGCAGAGCGGCGAGGCGAAGTTCCCGCGCTGGTCCGCCCATATGCGCCGGCTGCACGAGCGCCGCTACGACACCGTGCGCGCCGCCCACGACGCCGGGGTGCCGGTCTTCGTCGGTACCGACGCGGGCGGGGTGCTCGCGCACGGCCTGGTGGCCGACGAGGTGGCGGAGCTGGTCAAGGCGGGCATCCCGCCGCTGGAGGCGCTCTCCGCGACGACCTGGGGGGCGAGGGCCTGGCTGGGCCGGCCGGGCCTGGAGGAGGGGGCCCCGGCCGACCTCGTGGTGTACGACGAGGACCCCCGTCGCGACGTCCGGGTGCTGGCCGGGCCGCGCCGGGTCGTCCTCAACGGCCGCGTGATCGCCTGA
- a CDS encoding inorganic phosphate transporter, whose amino-acid sequence MEHITLLLAIVIVTALVFDFTNGFHDTANAMATTISTGALKPKTAVAMSAVLNLVGAFLSVEVAKTISGGIVNEDGLRTEVIFAALVGAILWNLLTWLVGLPSSSSHALFGGLIGAAVMSAGWSSVNGGTVVTKVLLPAVAAPLVAGVAALLATRLTYRIGGKIRNDAQEKATAKGYRAGQIASAGLVSLAHGTNDAQKTMGIITLALVTGGVLSPGSNPPVWVIVSAGLAIALGTYLGGWRIIRTMGSGLTDLKPPQGFAAQTSAATVILASSHLGFSLSTTQSCSGAVMGAGLGRAGGVVRWSTATRMFVAWGLTLPAAGLVGAGAEFLTKQGTWGVVVVAALLVGGSGAIWLISRRKPVGHGDVAPVAEDTLPAEPAGVVTQAIAAVSPPPTAAAQAHDLSATIPAPPAPVTADPARPATV is encoded by the coding sequence ATGGAACACATCACGCTGCTGCTCGCGATAGTGATCGTGACAGCTCTAGTGTTCGATTTCACGAACGGTTTCCACGACACCGCCAACGCGATGGCCACGACCATCTCGACCGGCGCACTCAAACCCAAGACGGCGGTCGCGATGTCCGCCGTTCTCAATCTGGTCGGCGCGTTCCTGTCGGTGGAGGTCGCCAAGACGATCTCCGGCGGGATCGTCAATGAGGACGGCCTCAGAACCGAGGTCATCTTCGCGGCGCTCGTCGGCGCCATCCTGTGGAATCTTCTGACCTGGCTGGTCGGCCTCCCGTCCAGCTCCTCCCACGCACTGTTCGGCGGCCTCATCGGCGCCGCGGTGATGTCCGCCGGCTGGTCGTCGGTCAACGGCGGCACCGTCGTCACCAAGGTGCTGCTGCCCGCCGTCGCCGCCCCGCTCGTGGCCGGTGTGGCCGCGCTCCTGGCCACCCGGCTCACGTACCGCATCGGCGGGAAGATCCGGAACGACGCCCAGGAGAAGGCCACCGCCAAGGGCTACCGGGCCGGGCAGATCGCCTCGGCCGGGCTGGTCTCGCTGGCGCACGGCACCAACGACGCGCAGAAGACGATGGGCATCATCACGCTCGCCCTGGTCACCGGCGGCGTCCTCTCCCCCGGCTCCAACCCGCCGGTCTGGGTCATCGTCAGCGCCGGCCTGGCCATCGCGCTCGGCACCTACCTGGGCGGCTGGCGCATCATCCGCACCATGGGCAGCGGCCTGACCGACCTGAAGCCCCCGCAGGGCTTCGCCGCCCAGACCAGCGCGGCGACCGTCATCCTGGCCTCCTCGCACCTCGGCTTCTCCCTCTCCACCACCCAGTCCTGCTCCGGTGCCGTGATGGGCGCGGGCCTGGGCCGGGCCGGGGGTGTGGTCCGCTGGTCCACCGCCACCCGGATGTTCGTCGCCTGGGGTCTGACCCTGCCGGCGGCGGGTCTGGTCGGCGCGGGCGCCGAGTTCCTCACCAAGCAGGGCACCTGGGGCGTCGTGGTCGTCGCGGCGCTGCTGGTCGGCGGCTCGGGCGCGATCTGGCTGATCTCGCGCCGCAAGCCGGTCGGCCACGGCGACGTCGCGCCCGTCGCGGAGGACACGCTCCCGGCCGAGCCCGCCGGTGTGGTCACCCAGGCCATCGCGGCCGTCAGCCCGCCGCCCACCGCGGCGGCCCAGGCCCACGACCTCTCCGCCACCATCCCGGCGCCCCCGGCGCCCGTCACCGCCGATCCGGCCCGACCCGCCACGGTCTGA
- a CDS encoding ZIP family metal transporter gives MAVFVALGAFLMTLAGGWVAQRVSDRRHLVLGLAGGLMLGVVGLDLLPEAMEAAGGLVFGVPAALLLFVGGFLVAHLVERLLAVRQAAHGAADERVPQVGLTAAAAMVGHSLMDGIALGAAFQVGGGMGAAVALAVITHDFADGFNTYTLTSLYGNARRKALTMLFADAAAPVVGAATTLLFTLPEELLGCYLGFFGGALLYLAAAEILPEAHHDHPARSTLLCTVAGVGFIWLVVGLAQ, from the coding sequence ATGGCGGTGTTCGTCGCGCTCGGCGCGTTCCTGATGACCCTGGCCGGCGGCTGGGTCGCCCAGCGCGTCAGCGACCGCCGCCATCTCGTCCTCGGACTGGCCGGCGGGCTGATGCTCGGCGTGGTCGGCCTGGACCTGCTGCCCGAGGCGATGGAGGCGGCCGGCGGCCTCGTCTTCGGCGTCCCGGCGGCCCTGCTGCTGTTCGTCGGCGGCTTCCTCGTCGCCCACCTGGTGGAGCGGCTGCTCGCGGTGCGCCAGGCGGCGCACGGCGCGGCCGACGAGCGCGTACCGCAGGTCGGGCTGACGGCGGCGGCCGCGATGGTCGGCCACAGCCTGATGGACGGCATCGCGCTCGGCGCCGCGTTCCAGGTCGGCGGCGGCATGGGGGCCGCCGTCGCGCTCGCCGTGATCACCCACGACTTCGCGGACGGCTTCAACACGTACACGCTCACCAGCCTGTACGGCAACGCCCGCCGCAAGGCCCTGACGATGCTGTTCGCGGACGCGGCGGCGCCCGTCGTCGGGGCGGCGACGACCCTGCTGTTCACCCTGCCGGAGGAACTCCTCGGCTGCTATCTCGGCTTCTTCGGCGGCGCGCTCCTCTACCTCGCCGCCGCCGAGATCCTGCCCGAGGCGCACCACGACCACCCGGCCCGCTCCACCCTGCTGTGCACGGTGGCCGGAGTGGGCTTCATCTGGCTGGTGGTGGGCCTCGCGCAGTGA
- a CDS encoding cobalamin biosynthesis protein, protein MRADRVFAYGATAGLIGDLLLGDPRRGHPVAAFGRAAAAVEHRLWRDHRGWGALHTLICAGGAAGGAALAARALRRRPAASVALTAAATWSVVGGTSLGREARAIGDALAAGDVEGARERLPHLCGRDPQSLDAAGIARAVVESVAENTSDAVVGALVWGALAGVPGLVGFRAANTLDAMVGHKSPRHLRYGWASARLDDVAGWPGARLTALLAAAAGDRPRQAVRAWRADAAKHPSPNAGPVEAAFAGALGVRLGGTLAYGGRVEHRPVLNGAAGRAVETADIERAVRLSRRVGVLALGVGVAARLGAAAAARRIAGRGRGRAHLSGRRTV, encoded by the coding sequence GTGCGTGCCGATCGCGTCTTCGCGTACGGCGCCACGGCCGGGCTGATCGGCGACCTGCTGCTCGGTGACCCCCGCAGAGGGCACCCGGTGGCCGCCTTCGGGCGGGCCGCCGCAGCCGTCGAGCACCGGCTCTGGCGCGACCACCGGGGCTGGGGCGCCCTGCACACCCTGATCTGCGCCGGCGGCGCGGCCGGGGGTGCCGCGCTGGCCGCCCGCGCCCTGCGCCGCCGTCCCGCCGCCTCCGTCGCCCTGACCGCCGCCGCCACCTGGTCCGTCGTCGGCGGCACGTCGCTGGGGCGCGAGGCGCGGGCCATCGGCGACGCCCTCGCCGCCGGGGACGTCGAGGGGGCGCGGGAGCGGCTGCCGCACCTGTGCGGCCGCGATCCGCAGTCCCTGGACGCCGCGGGCATCGCCCGCGCCGTCGTCGAGTCCGTCGCCGAGAACACCTCGGACGCCGTGGTCGGCGCCCTGGTCTGGGGCGCCCTGGCCGGGGTCCCCGGGCTCGTCGGCTTCCGCGCCGCCAACACGCTGGACGCGATGGTCGGCCACAAGTCGCCCCGCCACCTGCGCTACGGCTGGGCCTCGGCCCGGCTCGACGACGTCGCCGGCTGGCCGGGCGCCCGGCTCACCGCCCTGCTCGCCGCGGCCGCGGGCGACCGGCCCCGGCAGGCGGTACGGGCCTGGCGGGCGGATGCCGCGAAGCACCCCAGCCCCAACGCGGGGCCGGTGGAGGCCGCGTTCGCCGGGGCGCTCGGCGTACGGCTGGGCGGCACCCTCGCGTACGGCGGCCGTGTCGAGCACCGGCCGGTGCTCAACGGGGCCGCGGGCCGGGCGGTGGAGACCGCCGACATCGAGCGGGCCGTGCGGCTGTCGCGCCGGGTGGGCGTGCTCGCCCTCGGCGTCGGCGTCGCGGCCCGGCTGGGCGCGGCGGCGGCCGCGCGCCGGATCGCGGGCAGGGGACGCGGCCGGGCACACCTTTCCGGACGGAGGACCGTATGA
- a CDS encoding cobyric acid synthase: MSGGLLVAGTTSDAGKSVVTAGICRWLVRRGVKVAPFKAQNMSLNSFVTREGAEIGRAQAMQAQAARVEPTALMNPVLLKPGGDRSSQVVLMGRPVGEMSARGYHGGRQEQLLSTVTDCLAELRSTYDAVICEGAGSPAEINLRRTDIVNMGIARAARFPVVVVGDIDRGGVFASFFGTTALLAPEDQELIAGYLVNKFRGDVSLLEPGLDMLYGLTGRPSYGVLPFAHGLGIDEEDGLRVSLRGAVRESVVAPPHGEDVLRVAVCALPLMSNFTDVDALAAEPGVVVRFVDRAEELADADLVVVPGTRGTVKALAWLRERGLAGALARRAAEGRPVLGVCGGYQILGEHIEDEVESRAGRVDALGLLPVRVRFDREKTLARPSGEALGAPVEGYEIHHGVAEVSGGEPFLTDGRGVPLDGCRSGAVWGTHWHGSLESDAFRRRFLAEVARIAGRRFVPAPDTCFAALREEQLDRLGDLIEEHADTDALWRLIESGAPPGLPFIPPGAPATPVKEVM, encoded by the coding sequence ATGAGCGGCGGACTGCTGGTCGCCGGGACCACATCGGACGCGGGCAAGAGCGTCGTCACCGCGGGCATCTGCCGCTGGCTGGTGCGCCGGGGGGTGAAGGTCGCCCCGTTCAAGGCGCAGAACATGTCGCTGAACTCCTTCGTCACCCGCGAAGGCGCCGAGATCGGCCGCGCCCAGGCGATGCAGGCGCAGGCCGCCCGCGTCGAGCCGACCGCCCTGATGAACCCGGTGCTGCTCAAGCCCGGCGGCGACCGCTCCAGCCAGGTCGTCCTGATGGGGCGGCCGGTCGGCGAGATGAGCGCCCGCGGCTACCACGGCGGGCGGCAGGAGCAGCTGCTGTCCACCGTCACGGACTGCCTGGCGGAGCTGCGGAGCACGTACGACGCGGTGATCTGCGAGGGCGCCGGGTCGCCGGCCGAGATCAATCTGCGCCGCACGGACATCGTGAACATGGGCATCGCCCGCGCCGCGCGGTTCCCCGTCGTGGTCGTCGGGGACATCGACCGGGGCGGCGTCTTCGCCTCGTTCTTCGGCACGACGGCGCTGCTCGCGCCCGAGGACCAGGAGCTGATCGCCGGCTATCTGGTCAACAAGTTCCGCGGCGACGTCTCGCTCCTCGAACCGGGGCTCGACATGCTGTACGGGCTGACGGGCCGCCCCTCCTACGGGGTGCTGCCCTTCGCGCACGGGCTGGGCATCGACGAGGAGGACGGCCTGCGGGTGTCGCTGCGCGGTGCGGTGCGGGAGTCGGTGGTCGCCCCGCCGCACGGCGAGGACGTCCTGCGCGTCGCCGTGTGCGCGCTGCCGCTGATGTCCAACTTCACCGATGTGGACGCGCTGGCCGCCGAACCCGGCGTCGTCGTGCGGTTCGTCGACCGGGCGGAGGAGCTGGCCGACGCCGATCTCGTCGTCGTGCCCGGCACCCGGGGCACCGTGAAGGCGCTCGCCTGGCTGCGCGAACGCGGGCTCGCCGGCGCGCTGGCGCGGCGCGCGGCCGAGGGCCGTCCGGTACTCGGGGTCTGCGGCGGCTACCAGATCCTCGGCGAGCACATCGAGGACGAGGTCGAGTCGCGGGCCGGCCGGGTCGACGCGCTCGGGCTGCTGCCGGTGCGGGTGCGCTTCGACCGCGAGAAGACCCTCGCCCGGCCGTCCGGCGAGGCGCTCGGCGCGCCCGTCGAGGGCTACGAGATCCACCACGGCGTCGCCGAAGTGTCCGGCGGGGAGCCCTTCCTGACGGACGGCCGGGGCGTGCCGCTGGACGGCTGCCGTTCGGGCGCGGTGTGGGGGACGCACTGGCACGGCTCGCTGGAGAGCGACGCGTTCCGCCGCCGGTTCCTGGCCGAGGTGGCCCGGATCGCGGGCCGCCGCTTCGTGCCCGCCCCCGACACCTGCTTCGCCGCGCTGCGCGAGGAGCAGCTCGACCGCCTCGGCGACCTGATCGAGGAACACGCGGACACGGACGCGCTGTGGCGGCTCATCGAATCGGGCGCCCCACCCGGCCTGCCGTTCATCCCGCCGGGAGCGCCCGCAACCCCCGTCAAGGAGGTCATGTGA
- a CDS encoding pyridoxal-phosphate-dependent aminotransferase family protein: protein MTHPFLDLTPLTAAHFAAIERRVAGLLATEQDVVIMQGEALLPLEGCIRGGARPGSTALNVVTGPYGQTFGNWLRDCGAEVVDLAVPFHTAVTAEQVAEALAAHPEIDFVSLVHAEAATGNTNPVAEIGEVVRAHGALFMLDAVASVGAEPLLPDAWGVDLCVIGAQKAMGGPAGVSAVSVSGRAWERIAANPQAPRRSYLSLLDWRERWIDGGRKALPHAPAQLEMLALEACVERIEAEGLDAVMARHAAAAAATRAGAVALGGGLTPYVHEARDAAPVATTLRTPAGVDASGLVARALAGEPSLPLIAGGGALSGEMIRVNHYGVDATRGAVLSSLAALGSALADAGRPVDLEAARKAVSETWPSA, encoded by the coding sequence GTGACGCACCCCTTCCTCGACCTGACCCCGCTGACCGCCGCGCATTTCGCGGCCATCGAGCGGCGGGTGGCCGGGCTGCTGGCCACCGAGCAGGACGTCGTCATCATGCAGGGCGAGGCGCTGCTGCCGCTGGAGGGCTGCATCCGGGGCGGCGCCCGGCCCGGTTCGACCGCGCTGAACGTGGTGACCGGCCCCTACGGGCAGACCTTCGGCAACTGGCTGCGCGACTGCGGGGCCGAGGTCGTCGACCTGGCGGTGCCGTTCCACACGGCGGTCACCGCCGAGCAGGTCGCCGAGGCGCTGGCCGCGCACCCGGAGATCGACTTCGTCTCGCTGGTGCACGCCGAGGCGGCGACCGGGAACACCAACCCGGTCGCGGAGATCGGTGAGGTGGTCCGGGCGCACGGGGCGCTGTTCATGCTGGACGCGGTCGCGTCGGTGGGCGCGGAGCCGCTGCTGCCGGACGCCTGGGGCGTGGACCTGTGCGTGATCGGGGCGCAGAAGGCGATGGGCGGGCCGGCCGGGGTGTCGGCGGTGTCGGTGAGCGGGCGGGCCTGGGAGCGGATCGCCGCCAACCCGCAGGCGCCGCGCCGCTCGTACCTGTCGCTGCTGGACTGGCGGGAGCGGTGGATCGACGGCGGCCGCAAGGCGCTGCCGCACGCCCCGGCCCAGCTGGAGATGCTGGCCCTGGAGGCGTGTGTGGAGCGGATCGAGGCGGAGGGGCTGGACGCGGTGATGGCCCGTCACGCGGCGGCCGCCGCTGCCACGCGGGCCGGTGCGGTGGCGCTGGGCGGCGGGCTGACGCCGTATGTGCACGAGGCGCGGGACGCGGCTCCGGTGGCCACCACGCTGCGTACGCCGGCGGGTGTGGACGCGTCCGGACTGGTGGCGCGGGCGCTGGCGGGTGAGCCGTCGCTGCCGCTGATCGCGGGCGGGGGCGCGCTGTCCGGGGAGATGATCCGGGTCAACCACTACGGGGTGGACGCGACGCGCGGCGCGGTGCTCTCCTCGCTCGCGGCCCTGGGGTCGGCGCTGGCCGACGCGGGCCGGCCGGTCGATCTGGAGGCTGCCCGGAAGGCCGTTTCGGAAACCTGGCCGAGCGCATAA
- a CDS encoding putative cobaltochelatase, whose protein sequence is MSTPYPFTALVGQDDLRLGLLLNAVSPAVGGVLVRGEKGTAKSTAVRALAALMPEVPVVPGCRFSCDPAAPDPACPDGPHEGAAGVSRPARTVELPVGASEDRLVGALDIERALSEGVKAFEPGLLADAHRGILYVDEVNLLHDHLVDLLLDAAAMGASYVEREGVSVRHAARFLLVGTMNPEEGELRPQLLDRFGLTVEVAASRETDERVEVVRRRLAYEDDPAAFAARWAGEEAELRDRITAARALLPEVVLGDGALRQIAATCAAFEVDGMRADIVMARTATALAAWAGRTDVRAEDVRQAALLALPHRRRRNPFDAPGLDEDKLDDTLERNGGGDDEPEPDGPGDGGGDGGGGGLPPQGDGPDTPPRPEGGADDTPERPESGAPVPGQGGEQRPVRAGEPFRTKMLSVPGLGEGAAGRRSRARTEHGRTTGARRPEGALTRLHLAATVQAAAPHQRARGRSGRGLVVRRDDLRQATREGREGNLVLFVVDASGSMAARQRMGAVKGAVLSLLLDAYQRRDKVGLVTFRGRDADLALPPTSSVDAAAARLESLPTGGRTPVAAGLLKAHDVLRVERLRDPSRRALLVVVTDGRATGGPQPVELAARAARLHAADGVASVVVDCEAGPVRLGLAAALAGDLGGTAVTLDELRAESIAGLVRDVRGGGRSGNGDRRAA, encoded by the coding sequence GTGAGTACGCCTTACCCCTTCACCGCTCTCGTCGGCCAGGACGACCTGCGGCTCGGACTGCTGCTGAACGCGGTGAGTCCGGCCGTGGGCGGAGTCCTGGTACGGGGCGAGAAGGGCACCGCCAAGAGCACCGCCGTACGCGCGCTGGCCGCGCTGATGCCGGAGGTCCCGGTCGTGCCGGGGTGCCGGTTCTCGTGCGACCCGGCCGCGCCCGACCCGGCGTGTCCGGACGGGCCGCACGAGGGCGCCGCCGGCGTGTCGCGGCCGGCGCGGACCGTGGAGCTGCCGGTCGGCGCGTCGGAGGACCGGCTCGTCGGGGCGCTCGACATCGAACGGGCCCTCTCCGAGGGCGTGAAGGCGTTCGAGCCGGGGCTGCTCGCGGACGCGCACCGCGGAATCCTGTACGTGGACGAGGTCAACCTCCTCCACGACCACTTGGTCGACCTGCTGCTGGACGCGGCGGCCATGGGCGCCTCGTACGTGGAGCGCGAGGGCGTCTCCGTGCGGCACGCCGCGCGGTTCCTGCTCGTGGGGACGATGAACCCGGAGGAGGGTGAGCTGCGGCCGCAGTTGCTGGACCGGTTCGGGCTGACCGTCGAGGTGGCCGCGTCGCGGGAGACCGACGAGCGGGTGGAGGTGGTGCGGCGGCGGCTCGCCTACGAGGACGACCCGGCCGCCTTCGCCGCGCGCTGGGCCGGCGAGGAGGCGGAGCTGCGGGACCGGATCACGGCCGCGCGGGCGCTGCTGCCCGAGGTGGTGCTCGGTGACGGGGCGCTGCGTCAGATCGCGGCGACCTGCGCGGCGTTCGAGGTGGACGGGATGCGCGCGGACATCGTGATGGCCCGGACCGCCACCGCACTGGCCGCGTGGGCGGGGCGTACCGACGTACGCGCCGAGGACGTCCGGCAGGCGGCGCTGCTCGCGCTCCCCCACCGGCGCCGGCGCAACCCGTTCGACGCGCCGGGGCTCGACGAGGACAAGCTGGACGACACGCTGGAGCGCAACGGCGGCGGGGACGACGAGCCGGAGCCGGACGGGCCCGGTGACGGCGGCGGGGACGGCGGTGGCGGAGGTCTGCCGCCGCAGGGCGACGGGCCCGACACGCCGCCGCGGCCCGAGGGCGGGGCGGACGACACGCCCGAGCGGCCGGAGTCCGGCGCGCCGGTGCCGGGCCAGGGCGGTGAGCAGCGTCCCGTACGGGCCGGTGAGCCGTTCCGTACGAAGATGCTGAGCGTGCCCGGTCTCGGCGAGGGGGCGGCGGGGCGGCGCTCCCGTGCGCGCACCGAGCACGGCCGGACGACCGGCGCGCGGCGGCCCGAGGGGGCGCTGACCCGGCTGCATCTGGCCGCGACGGTTCAGGCCGCCGCCCCGCACCAGCGGGCGCGCGGCCGGTCCGGGCGGGGCCTGGTGGTGCGGCGGGACGATCTGCGGCAAGCGACGCGGGAGGGCCGCGAGGGCAATCTCGTGCTGTTCGTCGTGGACGCGTCCGGGTCGATGGCGGCCCGGCAGCGCATGGGCGCCGTCAAGGGCGCGGTGCTGTCCCTGCTGCTGGACGCCTATCAGCGGCGCGACAAGGTCGGGCTGGTCACCTTCCGGGGCCGGGACGCCGATCTTGCGCTGCCGCCGACGTCGTCGGTGGACGCGGCGGCGGCCCGCCTGGAGTCGCTGCCGACCGGGGGGCGCACCCCGGTGGCCGCCGGGCTGCTGAAGGCGCACGACGTGCTGCGGGTGGAGCGGCTGCGCGATCCGTCCCGGCGGGCGCTGCTGGTCGTGGTGACGGACGGGCGGGCGACCGGCGGGCCGCAGCCGGTGGAGCTGGCCGCGCGGGCGGCCCGGCTGCACGCCGCCGATGGCGTCGCGTCGGTCGTCGTGGACTGCGAGGCGGGGCCGGTGCGGCTGGGGCTCGCGGCGGCGCTCGCGGGCGACCTGGGCGGCACCGCCGTCACGCTCGACGAGCTGCGCGCCGAGTCGATCGCCGGGCTGGTCAGGGACGTCCGGGGCGGGGGCCGCTCCGGGAACGGCGACAGGAGGGCCGCGTAA
- the cobO gene encoding cob(I)yrinic acid a,c-diamide adenosyltransferase codes for MPQGQPVSVPDDGLTTRQRRNRPLLMVHTGVGKGKSTAAFGLALRAWNQGWPIGVFQFVKSAKWKVGEENALKVLGASGEGGSVAWHKMGEGWSWVQRGLHGDNVDNEAKAREGWEQVKRDLAAETYRLYVLDEFAYPLHWGWIDTDEVVEVLRARPGTQHVVITGRNAPAALLDAADLVTDMSKVKHPMDAGQKGQRGIEW; via the coding sequence ATGCCGCAGGGACAGCCGGTGAGCGTGCCGGACGACGGACTGACCACCCGGCAGCGGCGCAACCGCCCGCTGCTGATGGTGCACACCGGTGTCGGCAAGGGGAAGTCGACGGCGGCCTTCGGGCTCGCGCTGCGCGCCTGGAACCAGGGCTGGCCGATCGGGGTGTTCCAGTTCGTGAAGTCCGCGAAGTGGAAGGTCGGCGAGGAGAACGCGCTCAAGGTGCTCGGCGCGAGCGGCGAGGGCGGGTCCGTCGCCTGGCACAAGATGGGCGAGGGCTGGTCGTGGGTCCAGCGCGGCCTGCACGGCGACAACGTGGACAACGAGGCGAAGGCCCGTGAGGGCTGGGAGCAGGTCAAGCGCGATCTGGCCGCCGAGACGTACCGGCTGTACGTGCTGGACGAGTTCGCCTATCCCCTGCACTGGGGCTGGATCGACACCGACGAGGTGGTCGAGGTGCTGCGCGCCCGGCCCGGCACCCAGCACGTCGTCATCACCGGCCGCAACGCGCCCGCCGCGCTGCTGGACGCGGCGGACCTGGTGACGGACATGTCGAAGGTCAAGCACCCGATGGACGCCGGGCAGAAGGGCCAGAGGGGCATCGAGTGGTGA
- a CDS encoding cobyrinate a,c-diamide synthase: MVNVPRLVVAAPASGSGKTTVATGLMAAFAARGLAVSGHKVGPDYIDPGFHTLATGRPGRNLDAYMCGPELIAPLFAHGARGCGLAVVEGVMGLYDGASGLGELASTAHVAKLLRAPVVLVVDASSQSRSVAALVHGFASWDTGVRIGGVILNKVGSDRHEALLREALEESGVPVLGALRRAEGVSVPSRHLGLVPVVERRAEAVAAVEAMAEQVVAGCDLEGLLALARSAPAVPGGAVWDAGGAVAGGVPLPAPSRNRGAAPDPVPQTPAGLKSPVVAVAGGAAFSFSYVENSELLAAAGAEVVVFDPLRDEALPEGTAGVVIGGGFPEVYAPELSANEPLRKAVAELARSGAPVAAECAGLLYLARSLDGLPMCGVLDADARMTKRLTLGYRDAVALTDNVLAPAGARMRGHEFHRTVIEPGAGDEPAWGMRLPERRVEGFVRGNVHASYLHTHWAASPGTALRFVERCRA, translated from the coding sequence GTGGTGAACGTCCCCCGTCTGGTCGTGGCCGCGCCCGCGTCCGGGAGCGGCAAGACCACCGTCGCGACGGGCCTGATGGCCGCGTTCGCCGCGCGAGGGCTGGCCGTCTCCGGGCACAAGGTGGGCCCCGACTACATCGACCCCGGTTTCCACACGCTGGCCACCGGGCGGCCGGGCCGCAACCTCGACGCGTACATGTGCGGGCCGGAGCTGATCGCCCCGCTGTTCGCGCACGGGGCGCGGGGGTGCGGGCTTGCGGTCGTCGAGGGCGTGATGGGCCTGTACGACGGTGCGTCCGGGCTCGGCGAGCTGGCGTCGACCGCGCATGTGGCGAAGCTGCTGCGGGCGCCGGTGGTGCTGGTGGTGGACGCGTCGTCGCAGTCGCGGTCGGTGGCGGCGCTGGTGCACGGGTTCGCGTCCTGGGACACCGGGGTGCGGATCGGCGGGGTGATCCTGAACAAGGTGGGCTCCGACCGGCACGAGGCGCTGTTGCGGGAGGCGCTGGAGGAGTCGGGGGTGCCGGTGCTGGGCGCTCTGCGGCGGGCGGAGGGGGTTTCGGTGCCGTCGCGGCATCTGGGGCTCGTGCCGGTGGTGGAGCGGCGGGCGGAGGCGGTGGCCGCCGTCGAGGCGATGGCGGAGCAGGTGGTCGCGGGGTGCGATCTGGAGGGGTTGTTGGCGCTGGCGCGGTCGGCGCCTGCGGTGCCGGGGGGTGCGGTGTGGGATGCGGGGGGTGCCGTTGCGGGGGGTGTTCCCCTCCCCGCCCCTTCCCGTAACCGGGGCGCCGCCCCGGACCCCGTGCCTCAAACGCCGGCGGGGCTGAAATCTCCTGTGGTCGCGGTCGCCGGCGGGGCCGCGTTCTCGTTCTCGTACGTGGAGAACTCCGAGTTGCTCGCCGCTGCCGGGGCCGAGGTCGTGGTGTTCGATCCGTTGCGGGACGAGGCGCTGCCGGAGGGGACGGCGGGGGTGGTGATCGGGGGCGGGTTTCCCGAGGTGTACGCGCCCGAGCTGTCGGCCAACGAGCCGTTGCGCAAGGCCGTGGCGGAGCTGGCGCGGAGCGGGGCGCCGGTGGCCGCCGAGTGCGCCGGGCTGCTGTATCTGGCGCGGTCGCTGGACGGGCTGCCGATGTGCGGGGTGCTCGACGCCGATGCGCGGATGACCAAGCGGCTGACGCTCGGCTACCGGGACGCCGTGGCGCTCACGGACAACGTCCTGGCGCCGGCCGGGGCGCGGATGCGGGGGCACGAGTTCCACCGGACCGTGATCGAGCCGGGCGCGGGCGACGAGCCCGCCTGGGGGATGCGCCTGCCGGAACGGCGCGTGGAGGGGTTCGTCCGGGGCAACGTACACGCGAGCTATCTGCATACCCACTGGGCCGCGTCGCCCGGTACGGCGCTGCGGTTCGTCGAGCGGTGCCGGGCTTGA